In Paraburkholderia bryophila, a single genomic region encodes these proteins:
- the ftsA gene encoding cell division protein FtsA — MSKDYKDLLVALDIGTSKVVAIVAELKGEGHYEVIGLGQSESKGLKKGVVVNIEATVQSIQRALEEAELMADCKITNVFTGIAGSHIRSFNSSGMVAIKEKEVTQTDVARVIETAKAINIPTDQQVLHILTQEFIIDGQEDVREPIGMSGIRLEVKVHIVTGAVSAAQNIVKCVRRCGLEVNDLILQPLASSLAVLTEDEKELGVVLVDIGGGTTDIAIFSEGAIRHTAVIPIAGDQITSDIAMALRTPTPDAEDIKVDYGIAKQALADPDEMIEVPGLGERGPRTLSRQALAAVVEPRVEELFSLVQQVVRESGYEELLSSGVVLTGGASMMLGMVELGEDIFLKPVRIGVPEYAGGLADVVRNPRYSTAMGLLVEGRSQRMRGRKVAVQSGSMGQVFTRMKDWFLGNF, encoded by the coding sequence CTGGTCGCCCTCGACATTGGGACGTCGAAGGTCGTGGCCATCGTCGCCGAGTTAAAGGGCGAAGGTCACTACGAGGTGATCGGCCTCGGCCAGAGCGAATCGAAGGGGCTCAAGAAAGGCGTGGTGGTGAATATCGAAGCCACCGTGCAATCGATTCAGCGCGCGCTCGAAGAAGCCGAACTGATGGCCGACTGCAAGATCACCAACGTCTTCACCGGGATCGCCGGCAGCCATATCCGCAGCTTCAATTCGAGCGGCATGGTGGCGATCAAGGAAAAGGAAGTCACGCAGACCGACGTGGCGCGCGTGATCGAAACGGCCAAGGCGATCAACATTCCGACCGATCAGCAGGTGCTGCATATCCTGACCCAGGAATTCATCATCGACGGTCAGGAAGATGTGCGCGAGCCGATCGGCATGAGCGGCATTCGCCTCGAAGTGAAGGTGCATATCGTTACCGGCGCGGTCAGCGCGGCGCAGAACATCGTCAAGTGCGTGCGCCGCTGCGGCCTCGAAGTGAACGATCTGATCTTGCAGCCGCTGGCGTCGTCGCTGGCGGTGCTGACCGAAGACGAGAAGGAACTCGGTGTGGTGCTGGTCGATATCGGCGGCGGCACGACGGACATCGCGATCTTCAGCGAAGGCGCGATCCGTCATACCGCGGTGATTCCGATCGCCGGCGACCAGATCACCAGCGACATCGCGATGGCGCTGCGCACGCCGACGCCGGACGCGGAAGACATCAAGGTCGATTACGGCATCGCCAAACAAGCGTTGGCCGATCCGGACGAAATGATCGAAGTGCCGGGTCTCGGCGAGCGCGGTCCGCGCACGCTGTCGCGCCAGGCGCTGGCGGCGGTGGTCGAGCCGCGTGTCGAAGAACTGTTTTCGCTCGTGCAGCAGGTGGTGCGCGAGTCGGGTTACGAGGAACTGCTGAGCTCCGGCGTGGTGCTGACCGGCGGCGCGTCGATGATGCTCGGCATGGTCGAACTGGGTGAAGACATTTTCCTGAAGCCGGTGCGCATCGGCGTGCCGGAATACGCGGGCGGTCTGGCCGACGTGGTGCGCAATCCGCGCTACTCGACGGCGATGGGCCTGCTCGTCGAAGGACGCTCGCAACGCATGCGCGGCCGCAAGGTCGCGGTGCAGTCGGGGTCGATGGGCCAGGTCTTCACGCGGATGAAGGACTGGTTCCTCGGCAACTTCTAA